One window from the genome of Spirochaetota bacterium encodes:
- the merB gene encoding organomercurial lyase encodes MADYSDTTKRIKKLIFDTVIETGFAPKVDEIVNEMKVSEDEIRSSLHDLEGGIIIALQNENHAKIKTFMGEKLPKDAVLPEIGEIFYARPFSNFKNHHRVYVDDEQKWYAECSLEATSLSNFFPGKEVVVQSVCAHKKEKVELIQRDGILIDYKPKGLLIHAGLPLRKWLSEGDLIAPCDNNRFFSSRESYFEWKRKHEDIKSCLMHPIEANRLIRVIAYGRTRFDYRMYLSLRKFILQYPTMGITTKYIFPKPYWLPGPGLIKNFIKHKYKPFIEFRLW; translated from the coding sequence ATGGCAGATTATAGTGATACTACTAAACGAATAAAGAAGTTGATATTTGATACAGTAATCGAGACCGGATTTGCTCCTAAGGTTGATGAAATTGTTAATGAGATGAAAGTTTCAGAAGATGAGATCAGGAGCAGCCTTCATGATTTAGAGGGAGGGATAATTATTGCCTTGCAGAATGAAAATCATGCAAAGATAAAGACCTTCATGGGTGAAAAACTACCTAAAGATGCAGTACTTCCGGAGATAGGGGAAATATTTTATGCTCGACCATTTTCGAACTTCAAGAACCATCATCGAGTTTATGTGGATGATGAACAAAAGTGGTATGCTGAATGTTCACTTGAAGCGACTTCCCTTTCAAATTTTTTTCCCGGCAAGGAGGTAGTAGTACAATCAGTATGCGCTCACAAAAAGGAGAAGGTTGAGCTAATTCAAAGGGATGGCATACTAATAGATTACAAACCAAAGGGCTTATTGATACACGCTGGATTACCATTAAGAAAATGGTTGTCAGAAGGAGATCTGATAGCCCCATGCGATAACAATCGCTTCTTCAGTTCAAGGGAATCCTATTTCGAGTGGAAGAGGAAGCATGAAGATATAAAGAGTTGTTTAATGCATCCCATTGAAGCCAATCGTTTGATACGAGTCATCGCTTATGGAAGAACTAGATTTGATTATCGAATGTATTTATCATTAAGAAAATTTATTCTTCAGTATCCAACTATGGGGATTACAACCAAGTATATTTTTCCAAAACCCTATTGGTTACCTGGACCAGGATTAATTAAAAACTTCATTAAACATAAATATAAACCATTCATTGAGTTCAGGTTATGGTGA